TGCCACGAAAAAGCTGGATGTGGTCTACGTTCCTCAACCGTAAGCAGCACCAAAGTCTGAGCAAGAGTGAAACTAACCGGACAGACAGACTCACGCCTCGAAAGCTCATCGGCGCCCTACATACCCTTTCCAACTTGCCCGAAGCAAGGGAACAGATCGGTAGTTCCGATAGTATGCCACATCGTCAACGCAGCTTATCGGAAGCTTTTGTCCTGGCCAAACAGACCGAGTCACCACCAGTGGTGGAGGGTTTAGAGTTAGGCGAGTTCCGTGGCTCGACACCCAAGGCTTCAACAACGACCGATCGCCACGTCCTGATTGTGGACGATAATGACATCAATCTCAAAATTTTGGCTACTTTTATGCGCCGCATCGGCTGCAGCTATGAGACAGCGACCAACGGACTCGTGGCGCTGGAGAAGTACCAGCAGGCCCAGCGCCAGTTCAACTACGTCCTGATGGGTAGGTTGCCTCTTTTGGGAGTTATGGTCCAGCTAACCGCAATAGATCTTTCAATGCCGGTCATGGATGGGATTATCTCCACAAGCAAGATTCGAGAGTACGAGGAGGAGAATTCCCTTCCCCGGGCCGCCATCATGGCCGTGACCGGGGTTGCATCGGCGACAATGCAGCAACAGGCATTTGCCGCGGGGATCGACGATTTTCTTGTGAAACCTCTTTCACTGCGTGATTTGAAACGAGTGATGATGAACATTGCATGATGACTTTAGCAGCAAAATGTACCAGTTATATACCACAGCTTCAATAAGAGCCTTGCCACTGATTCCACAATACACCAAGCTAGGAACCTCCAACATATACTCCAATAGTATATGAATACTCAAGTTCAGCTAACAACCATGACTCCCTTCCGTCGCCGGGTCTGTACACCCATTCGGACACACCTTTGCATGCCCCACATCCCCCGGATTCTTGCAGTGGAAGAGCACGTTCTTCAAGTCCGTAgtctccagatcctccgccTTGAGAACAACCTCGAGGTCCGCCTCGGTGAATCCTGCATCCACTGTCCGTTAATAAATGCCATCATGGAAATGTGCGAGGAAAGGAGTACCCTTATCAGCAATGAGCTTTTTAGCGCAGTAATCGAAGCTCGGCGTGCATGTTTTTGCGCCTAGAGCGACGCCAGCCAGcgcgaggacgaagagggTTGGTTTCATTTTGGGTTGTCGGTGTTTGTCTGCGATTGGGACGGTGAAGGGTACTTATGCGGTTGTTATTTGTCTCGGACGAGGTATTTTTCTGGACTGGAATGCCTGGAATGTGGTCGGAGAGGTTGGCATGGATGACGGCGCGTGGCATGTAACTGTGCGTCATACCGGGCTTCAGGTTGACCTGGATCTCGTACGAGCTACAAAACAGATATGTGGGATGGGAATTCATCTATGACGCACCTCTTTAAAGTTGAGGATGCGGCTTGGGGAGATATTGTTGGTTGTAATGTTCCATCTCTTGAGATAGTCTATTATCAAGACAGAGATTTAATGCAACCGCAACGTAGCCAACCCCCCATCAATAACAACTTGCTCCCCCGTCGTGAAGGTCGCCTCGAACCCCAGAAACGCCACCGCCCGAGCCACCTTTTCCGGCTCTGCAGTCCTCCCCATCGGCGTACTCTTCACCCCCTGCCTCTCAAACTCCACCAACTCCTCCCTCGACGCCCCCACCACCCCCATCGTAGGCGTCCTCACGAAGCCCGGCGACACAGCATTCACACGCACCTGCACACCCACCAACTCCGCCGCCAGCGTCTGCACCAACGAATGCACCGCCGCCTTGGACGCCGAGTACACGCTCATCCCCGGGATGCCCATCTGATTCGCTACAGAGGTGGCAAAGACAATCGCCCCGCCGGGTGCGACCATCGGCGCGAGTTTCTGCGCGGCGAAGTACGCCCCGAAGACGTTTGTGTCGACGGTGCGGCGGAAGGAAGCCTCCGAGACGTCTGCGAAGGGCTCCAGCGCGGCGTAGCCCGcgttgatgaagaggagatcGATTGTGCGGCCATTCCCGAAGAAGGACGAGGCTGTCTTGACGAGGGCGTCGATGGATGCTACCGAGGTGATGTCGCAGGGGAGGACTTTGGCGGCGGGGCCGAGCTGGGCTTGCGCGGAGCGGATGGGGTCCGGGCTGCGGCCCGTGACGAGGACTTTGGCGCCGTGGGAGTGGAGGAGCTGGGCGGTTGCGAGGCCGATGCCGTGGCTGCCGCCAATGATGAGGGCTGTTTTGTTTGCGTAGGACATTGCGGATACTGCGCGGTGTGGTTGGTAGGCTGAGGGGGAGggtgttgatgatgagttgGGTTCTTCGAGCATGGTTCATAACTTATATGCGTCTTCCCTATCCATTTCATTTGACTTGAACAACACAGCTTGCTGACCAATTCTGTATTTCTAATCACGGCTCTGAGTATATACAGTGTGTCACGATgtgagatggagatggagctcGTATTTCTCCTTGGCTACTTGGCATTCTGCGGTTCTGTGAGTCAATCTTGCTCAAAGATGTCGGCTATTAGAAATCAACATAACATGTGGTCTGACAAATCAGTGAAGCAGTCCATTCTGTGACGAGATATGGTTCCATGAGATAGTTGGCACCATGGGATGCTGCAACCTGATGATGGATAAGAGTTGGACGACCACCCGGGACTAGTCTGTCAGTCACTCCGCGTCAGTAAGACAACTGATGCTAATGTCCGTAATCCAGCCTGCTTAGCGAATGATATCTCTAATGTCGTTTGCTCTCCGGTGAGGTACCAGATGTCTCATATACTGATAGATGCCAACGCGTTTGGCGGAGCCAACAACCGCATCcttcagaagaagagagccGGAAGAGTCTGATATGTTGTTTTGTACCTCAGAAGCGGTAGGACAGTAGGGTGGTGAAGTCAGCGGAGTGTGACCTTGGACGACCAAGTCAATTCTAACCGCGATCCTGAATCCCGGTTATAGCATTGCACACAGGCCACTATGCTGGTTAAATTGTGTTTACAGCGTTGACACCTGAGCAGCCTGCCATCCGCAACAGGTAATTCGCCCATTTCTGCTGTGCTGGGTGGCAGGTCACTACTTCTAAGGAAGTGTATCCGGGGACGACAGGTTAAGCTTGTGGCCGTCGGCATTATGGCAATGACAGGGGTGCCTGCTCATACTGTGGAGATCCGATACTAATATGCAACAAGGCGCATTGATCCCATCTCGCCAAGGCTCATTTGATAGCGACGGATCTCAAAGAAGACATGATCAGCAAAGGGGACCAGTTTGATCCAGCTCGTAGCTCCAAGATCTAGAGCTCTATACCGGCGAGAATTCTTCCCAGTGGTACTAGTGGAGATGCTCCTACCTTGGCCTTAGGGCTTGATGAAACATATATCCGATGCTCGGGATGCCGAATGTGAGGGAAAGTTTTGATTGGAGCTCGAACAATGGAACCGGATTTACGGATGTAAGTCTCAGATCTCTGGATTTACGGATCAATACGCATGAAGCTGACCTTGTATAAATAGAAAGGTTGGAACGAGCTGGCTCTGGAGAGCTATTTCCAGGGACGAGCTCTTTAGTTTCAAAGGTTAAGCTGATCGTGCAGAATGGACACGCCCTCATCCGGCACGATTGACCTCGAGCACGGCGAGGCAGGCCTACGGAAGCGACTAACCCTCACGTTCCGGAGTGTCAGTGTCCATGTTACAGCGCCGGATGCCGCCTTGGGGGATACGCTGCTCTCCGTGGCGGATCCGCGGCAGttccttggcttcttgaAAGGGAGTCGGCCAAAGAGGGTATGTCGGTTCTGATTGCCCCAAAGGCCAAATGCTAACGGAACAGACCATCCTGAAAGATGTCAGCGGGCAGGTCAAGCCAGGCGAGATGGTAAGTTGATCCCCATGCCGTGTTGACGCAACTAACTCGTCAGTTACTGGTCCTCGGTCGGCCCGGATCAGGGTGTACCTCGCTTCTGCGCGTGCTTTCCAACGACCGCGAATCCTTCGACGAAGTCATCGGCGAAACCCGATACGGCAGTATGGACCATGTTGCTGCGAGACGCTTCCGCCAGCAGATCATGTTCAACAATGAGGATGACGTGCATTTCCCCACGCTGACGGTCAACCGCACCATGAAGTTCGCCCTGCGAAATAAGGTGCCCCGGGAACGGCCAGATGGACAAGGATCGAAGGAGTTTGTGCAGGAGCAGCGGGATAACATCCTCTCAGCGCTGGGAATCAGGCACACGACAAAGACACTGGTGGGAAATGAGTTTATCCGCGGTGTCTCTGGTGGTGAACGAAAGCGGGTGTCTCTCGCCGAAGTGATTGCCGGACAGAGCCCGATACAAGTCTGGGATAACCCGACCAGGGGCCTTGACTCCAAGACGGCAGTTGAGTTTGCTCGTCTGCTGCGCCGGGAGGCGGATATGAACCAGAAGACGATGGTTGCTACTATGTACCAGGCTGGCAATGGCATCTACAATGAATTCGACCAGGTACTGGTGCTGGCAGATGGACGGGTGACCTACTACGGACCGCGCCAGCTGGCAAAGAGCTACTTTGAGGATATGGGCTTTGTCTGTCCGAAGGGAGCCAACGTTGCTGATTTTCTGACCTCCGTGACGGTGCTCACTGAGCGCATTGTACGGCCCGGGATGGAGGACAAGGTTCCCAGCACCGCCGAGGAATTCGAGGCCCGCTACCGCCAGAGCGACATCCACCAGAAAGCAATGGAAGGATTCGACCCACCGGAGAAACTCACCCACGAGGTGGACGAGCTGACGGCGGCTGTGGCCAGCGAGAAACGCAAGCGGCATCTGCCTCGCAGCCCAAGTGTGTACACTACGAGTCTGTGGGAGCAGATACAGGCGTGCACCATCCGCCAGTTCCAGATCATGGCTGGGGATCGACTGTCTCTCATCATTAAGGTGGTATCAGCTATCCTGCAGGCCCTGGTATGCGGAAGTCTATTCTACAACCTCAAAGACGACAGCTCGTCCATCTTCCTGCGCCCCGgcgccctcttcttcccagtTCTCTACTTCCTTCTCGAGTCCATGTCCGAAACGACGGCCTCGTTCATGGGCCGGCCCATTCTCTCGCGCCAGAAGCGGTTCGGATTCTACCGGCCAACGGCATTCTGCATCGCCAACGCCATCACCGATATCCCCGTGGTGCTGGTGCAGGTCTCTtgcttctgcatcatcctATACTTCATGGCGGCGCTACAGATGGACGCCGGTCGATTCTTCACCTATtggatcatcgtcatcgccaacaCTCTCTGTTTCATGCAGATGTTCCGCGCGGTAGGCGCCCTCTGCAAGCGATTCGGCAATGCATCCAAGATCACCGGGCTGCTGTCGACCATTTTCTTCGTCTACGGGGGTAAGAATCGCCTCGCTTTCGTAATGACGGCACTAACGGCTTAGGCTACCTCATCCCATACGAGAAAATGCACGTCTGGTTCCGCTGGATCTTCTATCTCAACCCTGGCGCGTACGCCTTCGAGGCCCTCATGGCCAACGAGTTCGTGGGCAAATCGCTTCAGTGCGTGCAGCCGGACTATATTCCCTATGGATCTGGATATCCCGGCTCGGAATCGCCGTACCGGGGGTGCTCAATCCCCGGTAGCGAGGGCGATGTGATACTCGGGGCGGCGTATATCCGCGCGCAGTATAATTACTCATGGCATCATATCTGGCGGAGCTTCGGGGTTATCATCGGCTTCTGGGTGTTCTTCATCGTTCTGACGGCGTTAGGGCTTGAGTTGCTCAATAGCCAGGGCGGATCGTCTGTCCTGCTGTACAAGCGGGGGAGCCAGAAGACAAGATCGGAAGACACCACGACCCCAGTGCAAGAGGCCGCGCGGGCGTCGCATGCCAAGCAGTCGACCTTCACCTGGCATGACCTCGACTACCACGTCCCCTACCAAGGACAGAAGAAACAGCTCCTGGATAAGGTGTTTGGGTTCGTGAAGCCCGGGAACCTGGTTGCGCTGATGGGGTGCTCTGGCGCAGGAAAGACGACGTAAGCAAAGGTGCTCGCGCCATGAATCAACGTAGCTGACGGAACAGGCTTCTGGATGTGCTGGCCCAACGCAAGGACAGCGGCGAGATCTACGGCTCGATTCTGATTGACGGCCGGCCGCAGGGCATTAGTTTCCAGCGGACCACGGGATACTGCGAGCAGATGGACGTGCATGAGCCGACGGCCACGGTCCGGGAGGCACTGGTCTTTTCGGCGCTGCTGCGCCAGCCGGCTCATGTTCCGCGCGAGGAGAAACTGGCGTATGTGGATCACATCATTGATCTCTTGGAGCTGCGCGATATCAGCGACGCATTGATTGGAGGTAGGTACGTTGCCAGAAACTGTCGACGCATAGCTGACGCTGCGACAGTTCCTGGCGCCGGGTTGAGCATCGAACAGCGGAAGCGAGTCACGCTTGGGGTGGAACTCGTCGCCAAGCCTACTCTTCTGTAAGTGTGACAATATTATGATAGAGCAATCTATAAGTGGTCTCCGGCAGATTACTAACAGCAGCATTGCGTGCGCATTAGCTTTCTGGATGAACCTACCAGTGGCCTGGACGGGCAGTCCGCGTACAACATCATTCGCTTCCTGAGGAAGCTCGTCGACGGCGGCCAGGCGGTGCTGTGCACGATCCACCAGCCCTCGGCCGTTCTCTTCGAGGCCTTCgactcgctgctgctgctcgcgCGCGGCGGAAAGATGGCGTACTTTGGCGAAACGGGCAAAGACTCGCAGACCGTGCTGGACTACTTCGCTCGCCATGGAGCCCCATGTCCTCCGGACGAGAATCCCGCAGAGCATATCGTCGAGGTGATTCAAGGCAACACTGACAAGCCCATCGACTGGGTGCAAGTGTGGAACGAGTCCGAGGAGAAACAGCGCGCGCTGGCCCAGTTGCAGACCCTCAACGCCCGGGGCAAAGCCGACGCGGACTACGTCGAAGACACAGCCGACTACGCGACGTCAAAATGGTTCCAGTTCACCATGGTGACGAAGCGGCTCATGGTCCAGCTGTGGCGGTCGCCAGACTACGTGTGGAATAAGGTCATTCTGCATGTGTTTGCGGCGCTGTTCAGCGGGTTCACCTTCTGGAAGATCGGCGACGGCGCGTTCGACCTGCAGCTGCGGCTGTTTGCCATTTTCAATTTCATTTTCGTGGCGCCAGGGTGCATCAACCAGATGCAGCCGTTCTTCCTGCATAACCGAGATATCTTTGAAgcgagagaaaagaaggtaCTGTCGTATCCCTATATACTCCTTGACCCCTTTCAACAGTGCTAAAGCCCATAGTCCAAAATCTACCACTGGCTCGCCTTCATCGGCGCGCAGACTGTCTCCGAAATCCCCTACCTCATTCTCTGCGCCACCCTCTACTTCGCCTGTTGGTACTTCACCGCGGGATTCCCTACCACGGCCAGCATCTCAGGACACATGTATCTGCAGATGATCTTCTACGAGTTCCTGTACACATCGATCGGACAGGGGATCGCGGCGTACGCGCCCAACGAGTACTTCGCGGCGGTGATGAACCCCGTGCTGATCGGCGCGGGGCTGGTCAGCTTCTGCGGCGTGGTGGTGCCCTTTTCGCAGATGCAGCCGTTCTGGCGCGACTGGCTGTACTACCTCGATCCGTTCACGTACCTGGTTGGCGGGCTGCTGGGTGAGGTCCTCTGGGATGTGGAGGTGCGCTGTGACCCGTCTGAGCTGGTGCGATTTCGTGCGCCGCTGGGACAGACGTGTGGGGAGTACATGGCTGCGTTCCTGGCTGAGAAGCCGGGATATCTGGTTGATGGGAATGCAACGGCTTGTGAGTTCTGTCAGTATTCGACTGGGGCGGACTATGCGCGGACGTTTAACCTGAAGGAGCGGTATTACTCTTGGAGAGATGTAAGTCTTCCCCCGTTGCGAGTAACAAGAGCGATGCTGACGGTGTAGACCGGGATTACGGCGCTCTTTTGCGTTTCAAGCTATGCGATGGTGTTTCTGATGATGAAGTTGAggagcaagaagaccaagagcGCGAGGTCGGAGTAGACAACCTTATATAGACAAGATAATATGGACAAGGAGAAATCTATAGATATAGACAAGAAATATAACAAACTATAACCTCATCCGCGCCGCGGCCGGCGAGCGCACCCGCGAGACATCCACCAGCCGCCCTAGAATAACATACTCCAGCTTCAGCTTAATGCTATACACCAACGCCTTAGAGGTAACCTGCAAGGTAAACAACCCCAGGTACTGCACAATCACGACCGACACATCCAGCGCCATAATAACCGCATTGATGACGATCAGCTGCACCAACACTCCCCGCGAGCGACGATCCGcatccatcttcagcagcggCACCGCCTTGTAGATATACAGCCCCGAGAGCAGCAATTCCTGCAGACAGAAGCCAACAAGCTGCACGCGCTCCATGACGTCGAACGCGATAGCTACGCCATTGGACGGCAGGGCGTTCGTCGCAAACTCCAGCGCGGTGCAGGCGGTGTGCAGCACAGCCCCGTCCACGATGATCAGGTATAGCAGCGCTTTCAAGACGCGGCGGTTGTCGAGCACCAGATTCAGCCGCGACCAGAGGACGAGCGACTGCCCCGTGACCATTCCCGACCAGCCGGCATCGAGAATGGCGATCTCGAGGAAGTAGTTTGTGAAGGTGATGCTGTAGATCTTGAGGACGTAGCCGAGGCCGAAGGGGATGATGCAGAAGGAGGACACGAGGAGGGACCAGAAGTAGGGGCCGGAGTAGCGCTTGAAGGTGTTGAAGCAGAGGACGATCAAGTCGATGGCGTTACACCAGGCGACGGCGATGAAGGTTGGGTAGACATAGTGCTCGAGGATTGGGGAAGAGAGGCGGTGGTCAAGCCCTGGGTTTGACGAGGTGGTAGTGAAGGTAGGCATGAAGCCATGCCAGAGGGAAaggggaggagaaaaagtggagatgagaatggggatgagatcaaaaaaaaatgggGATCTGGAGTCGATTATCAATAATTCTCTGGGGCTTGTCTTTCCCCTTGGTACCGGCCGGCCAATTGCGTCATGGCAGTTGGTCCTCTGGGGCTGAGAAAGTGTTGTGAGTGGCTAGAGATTATGATCTGGCCAATCAGATGGTGTTGATACGGTACCTGGACCAATGATGAGTCAGGGCTGTGGAAGAGCTAGAAGTATTTAGGTATTGCAGATATAAATATATTGAGTGCAGTTGTGTTATCCTATTCGCTGTCATTAGCATCCTGTAGGCTCTCAAATCTCAATGTCTACTGGCGAAGACTCTGTACCGTTACGTGAGGATGCTCAGTACTTGGAACCCAGCGCCACTTGACTCGGACAAATCTTTGTCACTGGGTTTTATGGCTAGACTCTGTAGGATGTCAAGGCTTCCAGAGGATATTTGAGTGTCTGGTACCTTGATGGATCTAATATGTGGAGCATGGACACTGGGGTGGAGCTCAAAGTGTTGAGGGATCTCAACTGTTTAGTCTATGGAGTACAGTGGAGAATATCTTATTATGGAGTATGCTTTGCAATGTTCATCTGGTCAATTATCAGTACATCTAAAGTCGAAATGTGACCTGCATATCCTCCCTATCTTGTAGAGGGTCTATGCAGTATGCATCTAGGTATTGGAAGTAACTGTACATGTCATACCATGTATATACTTACTACCTGAGGTATGAATGACCAGGTATGCTGTTCGTGGCACCAGTCTATAACCTGCCTGTCAATAGTTAAGGCTTCTCAGTACTCCATTTACTCAACATTATGGAGCATGTTATTAGAGGGCCTGAAGAGCACTAGCGATAACTGTTCACTTGCATAATGGGACTGTCAACTAACTAAGATAAGTTTATCATAAACTAGGCTTAAGGCTTTGTTAG
The Aspergillus fumigatus Af293 chromosome 4, whole genome shotgun sequence DNA segment above includes these coding regions:
- a CDS encoding putative short chain dehydrogenase — encoded protein: MSYANKTALIIGGSHGIGLATAQLLHSHGAKVLVTGRSPDPIRSAQAQLGPAAKVLPCDITSVASIDALVKTASSFFGNGRTIDLLFINAGYAALEPFADVSEASFRRTVDTNVFGAYFAAQKLAPMVAPGGAIVFATSVANQMGIPGMSVYSASKAAVHSLVQTLAAELVGVQVRVNAVSPGFVRTPTMGVVGASREELVEFERQGVKSTPMGRTAEPEKVARAVAFLGFEATFTTGEQVVIDGGLATLRLH
- a CDS encoding putative ABC multidrug transporter, whose protein sequence is MDTPSSGTIDLEHGEAGLRKRLTLTFRSVSVHVTAPDAALGDTLLSVADPRQFLGFLKGSRPKRTILKDVSGQVKPGEMLLVLGRPGSGCTSLLRVLSNDRESFDEVIGETRYGSMDHVAARRFRQQIMFNNEDDVHFPTLTVNRTMKFALRNKVPRERPDGQGSKEFVQEQRDNILSALGIRHTTKTLVGNEFIRGVSGGERKRVSLAEVIAGQSPIQVWDNPTRGLDSKTAVEFARLLRREADMNQKTMVATMYQAGNGIYNEFDQVLVLADGRVTYYGPRQLAKSYFEDMGFVCPKGANVADFLTSVTVLTERIVRPGMEDKVPSTAEEFEARYRQSDIHQKAMEGFDPPEKLTHEVDELTAAVASEKRKRHLPRSPSVYTTSLWEQIQACTIRQFQIMAGDRLSLIIKVVSAILQALVCGSLFYNLKDDSSSIFLRPGALFFPVLYFLLESMSETTASFMGRPILSRQKRFGFYRPTAFCIANAITDIPVVLVQVSCFCIILYFMAALQMDAGRFFTYWIIVIANTLCFMQMFRAVGALCKRFGNASKITGLLSTIFFVYGGYLIPYEKMHVWFRWIFYLNPGAYAFEALMANEFVGKSLQCVQPDYIPYGSGYPGSESPYRGCSIPGSEGDVILGAAYIRAQYNYSWHHIWRSFGVIIGFWVFFIVLTALGLELLNSQGGSSVLLYKRGSQKTRSEDTTTPVQEAARASHAKQSTFTWHDLDYHVPYQGQKKQLLDKVFGFVKPGNLVALMGCSGAGKTTLLDVLAQRKDSGEIYGSILIDGRPQGISFQRTTGYCEQMDVHEPTATVREALVFSALLRQPAHVPREEKLAYVDHIIDLLELRDISDALIGVPGAGLSIEQRKRVTLGVELVAKPTLLFLDEPTSGLDGQSAYNIIRFLRKLVDGGQAVLCTIHQPSAVLFEAFDSLLLLARGGKMAYFGETGKDSQTVLDYFARHGAPCPPDENPAEHIVEVIQGNTDKPIDWVQVWNESEEKQRALAQLQTLNARGKADADYVEDTADYATSKWFQFTMVTKRLMVQLWRSPDYVWNKVILHVFAALFSGFTFWKIGDGAFDLQLRLFAIFNFIFVAPGCINQMQPFFLHNRDIFEAREKKSKIYHWLAFIGAQTVSEIPYLILCATLYFACWYFTAGFPTTASISGHMYLQMIFYEFLYTSIGQGIAAYAPNEYFAAVMNPVLIGAGLVSFCGVVVPFSQMQPFWRDWLYYLDPFTYLVGGLLGEVLWDVEVRCDPSELVRFRAPLGQTCGEYMAAFLAEKPGYLVDGNATACEFCQYSTGADYARTFNLKERYYSWRDTGITALFCVSSYAMVFLMMKLRSKKTKSARSE